The proteins below are encoded in one region of Cryptosporangium aurantiacum:
- a CDS encoding signal peptidase II produces the protein MNSGKYGRFLVMAVLVLVADQASKFWAVRALTDGREITVLPPLIDFRLVYNSGAAFSIGESVTWVFTLAAAAAVAGILYYGRRVTSPAWALTLGAVLGGAVSHLGDRLFREPGFARGHVVDFIDYNGLFVGNVADIALVLGAAMLAFLSWRGVPVREDVPSTP, from the coding sequence GTGAACAGCGGTAAGTACGGGCGCTTCCTCGTGATGGCCGTGTTGGTGCTCGTCGCCGACCAGGCGTCCAAGTTCTGGGCGGTCCGGGCGCTCACCGACGGTCGCGAGATCACGGTGCTGCCGCCGCTGATCGACTTTCGCCTGGTTTACAACAGTGGCGCCGCGTTCTCCATCGGCGAGTCCGTGACCTGGGTCTTCACGCTGGCGGCCGCGGCGGCCGTGGCCGGCATCCTGTATTACGGCCGCCGCGTGACGTCGCCGGCCTGGGCGTTGACGCTGGGCGCCGTGCTGGGTGGCGCCGTCTCGCACCTGGGCGACCGCCTGTTCCGCGAGCCGGGTTTCGCCCGCGGGCACGTCGTGGATTTCATCGACTACAACGGGCTGTTCGTCGGGAACGTCGCCGACATCGCACTCGTCCTGGGCGCCGCGATGCTCGCGTTCCTGAGCTGGCGCGGGGTGCCGGTGCGCGAGGATGTTCCGTCGACCCCGTAG
- a CDS encoding right-handed parallel beta-helix repeat-containing protein: MVAPALPSHAAAAAAGRTFYLSATGSDAADGRATTTAWRTLSRANRETLGPGDRLLLQGGARFTGPLVISASGTAEQPLVVGSYGTGRAIVAGNGDSGIFVWNAGGIVIQDLTVIGDAGAYTRVGGISIYLDKARTTRVPYLRIARVEVSGFKNGIDIGTMVSGAGFQDVLIESVLAHDNRDTGVLVYGPPFGPAGGAYAHADVRVRSVNAYRNLGDPQNLTANTGSGIVLGSVDGGVIADSTAYENGSQCRAPEGPYGIWAYDSRRITIERNIAYRNRTGASIDGGGFDLDQNVGSSVLQHNLSYSNDGPGIMVYTGRANDLNTGNTVRFNISVDDARGAGDYGAMTIAGRISDAAIYHNTIVSTRHPVLQLATGPRRTVIANNVFVALGAVPVVKANGLTTGETRLTGNTYYGRVSGPLLLWGTGAYTSVAVWRTATGQEADGAGFDGDPRLQDVTAVPTVTVPAQRSAVTQYTLRSDSPLAAARTTSTFTLPSGIADYFGATLGVTRSAWAGASQPGPLAVAAPA, from the coding sequence ATGGTCGCTCCCGCACTCCCCTCACACGCGGCCGCCGCTGCGGCGGGACGAACGTTCTATCTCAGCGCCACCGGCAGCGACGCCGCCGACGGCCGCGCGACGACGACGGCCTGGCGGACGCTCTCCAGGGCGAATCGCGAGACGCTCGGTCCCGGTGATCGGCTCTTGCTCCAGGGCGGCGCTCGATTCACCGGTCCGCTGGTGATCAGCGCCTCCGGAACCGCCGAGCAGCCGCTGGTCGTCGGGTCGTACGGCACCGGGCGCGCGATCGTCGCGGGCAACGGCGACTCCGGGATCTTCGTCTGGAACGCCGGTGGCATCGTGATCCAGGACCTGACCGTGATCGGGGACGCCGGGGCGTACACGCGGGTCGGTGGGATCTCGATCTACCTCGACAAGGCCCGGACCACCCGGGTGCCGTACCTCCGCATCGCCCGGGTTGAGGTGAGCGGCTTCAAGAACGGCATCGACATCGGCACGATGGTGAGCGGCGCCGGATTCCAGGACGTCCTCATCGAATCCGTGCTCGCACACGACAACCGGGACACCGGCGTCCTCGTCTACGGACCGCCGTTCGGCCCGGCCGGCGGCGCGTACGCGCACGCCGACGTCCGGGTGCGCAGCGTCAACGCGTACCGCAACCTCGGCGACCCGCAGAACCTTACCGCGAACACCGGCAGCGGGATCGTGCTCGGCAGCGTCGACGGCGGGGTCATCGCGGATTCGACCGCGTACGAGAACGGCTCCCAGTGCCGCGCGCCCGAGGGACCGTACGGAATCTGGGCGTACGACTCCCGCCGCATCACGATCGAGCGGAACATCGCCTATCGGAACCGCACCGGTGCGTCCATCGACGGGGGCGGCTTCGACCTGGACCAGAACGTCGGATCCTCGGTGCTCCAGCACAACCTGTCGTACTCCAACGACGGGCCGGGAATCATGGTCTACACCGGTCGCGCCAACGATCTGAACACCGGCAACACCGTCCGGTTCAACATCAGCGTCGACGACGCGCGCGGCGCCGGTGACTACGGCGCGATGACGATCGCCGGCCGGATCAGCGACGCCGCGATCTACCACAACACGATCGTCTCGACCCGGCATCCGGTTCTCCAGCTGGCGACCGGGCCACGCCGCACGGTGATCGCCAACAACGTCTTCGTGGCGCTGGGCGCCGTGCCGGTGGTCAAGGCCAACGGCCTGACCACCGGCGAAACACGCCTGACCGGCAACACCTACTACGGCAGGGTCTCCGGTCCGCTGCTGCTCTGGGGCACCGGGGCGTACACCTCGGTCGCGGTCTGGCGCACTGCCACCGGCCAGGAGGCCGACGGCGCCGGGTTCGACGGCGACCCGCGGCTCCAGGACGTCACAGCGGTGCCGACGGTCACCGTTCCGGCGCAGCGCAGCGCGGTCACGCAGTACACGCTCCGGTCCGACTCACCGCTGGCCGCCGCCCGCACGACGTCCACGTTCACGCTCCCGTCCGGGATCGCGGACTACTTCGGCGCGACGCTGGGCGTGACCAGGTCGGCCTGGGCGGGCGCCTCCCAGCCAGGGCCGCTCGCCGTGGCGGCCCCGGCGTAG
- a CDS encoding class I SAM-dependent methyltransferase produces MSDTESAAFNTFEAAGWQQRSQAYDRFFAGITGRLADPLLDAAGIVPGTKVLDVATGPGYVAAAALRRGADVVAVDIAPAMVALARRRSRGLDVRVGDAESLPFGDGSFGAVLSGFGLMHLGDPERAVADFARVTARNGRVAVSVWDRPDRGRLAGLFADAVAEAGAAPPDEVPPGPAFFRFADSAALERLLRGAGLADPRVEVVSFAHRVGSAAELWDAMLAATVRTSATITGQTPETRRRIRSAYERLAAAYADADGLAVPVSVLIGSAQKL; encoded by the coding sequence ATGAGCGACACCGAGAGCGCAGCATTCAACACCTTCGAGGCGGCCGGCTGGCAGCAGCGGTCGCAGGCGTACGACCGGTTCTTCGCCGGTATCACCGGCCGGCTCGCCGACCCGCTGCTGGACGCGGCCGGCATCGTGCCCGGCACCAAGGTCCTGGACGTCGCCACCGGCCCCGGGTACGTCGCCGCGGCGGCGTTACGGCGGGGCGCCGACGTGGTCGCGGTCGACATAGCACCGGCGATGGTGGCGCTGGCCCGTCGTCGATCGCGCGGTCTGGACGTGCGGGTCGGCGACGCGGAGTCACTGCCGTTCGGCGATGGATCATTCGGCGCGGTCCTGAGCGGCTTCGGGCTCATGCATCTTGGTGATCCCGAGCGGGCCGTGGCGGACTTCGCGCGGGTGACCGCCCGGAACGGCCGGGTGGCGGTCAGCGTCTGGGACCGCCCCGACCGCGGCCGGCTGGCCGGCCTGTTCGCGGACGCGGTCGCCGAGGCCGGCGCCGCGCCACCGGACGAGGTGCCGCCCGGTCCGGCGTTCTTCCGCTTCGCGGATTCCGCGGCACTCGAACGGCTCCTGCGCGGTGCGGGCCTGGCCGACCCGCGGGTCGAGGTCGTCTCGTTCGCGCACCGCGTCGGTTCTGCCGCCGAATTGTGGGACGCCATGCTGGCGGCCACCGTCCGTACCTCCGCGACGATCACCGGGCAGACGCCGGAGACCCGCCGCCGGATCCGGTCGGCGTACGAGCGCCTGGCCGCCGCCTACGCGGATGCCGATGGGCTCGCCGTCCCCGTCTCGGTACTCATCGGTTCCGCACAAAAACTCTAA
- the galE gene encoding UDP-glucose 4-epimerase GalE: MTRTVLVTGGGGFIGSHTCVELLRHGDDVVVVDDHSNSSPLALERVAAIAGRPLTAYYRGDVRNADLLGTVFDRHRIDAVIHFAAKKAVGESVDIPLEYYDVNVGATTVLLRTMLRNDVHRLVFSSSCSIYGQTDRTPLGEAEPASPTNPYARSKWFCENLIADACRRYPELTAVALRYFNPIGAHPTGLLGEDPTGVPNNVMPFLLQVAVGRRPELQVFGDDYPTEDGTCVRDYIHVLDVADGHRAALRHVGADFEVFNLGTGVGTSVLQLVRAFEETCDVPIPVRIVGRRAGDVARLVADPRAVRAAWGWRATRDLATMCRDAWQFQRLNPSGYAGAATASGPGWEAPAQADLVTPSVAPK, encoded by the coding sequence ATGACCCGAACAGTCCTGGTCACCGGTGGTGGCGGCTTCATCGGCAGCCATACCTGCGTCGAACTGCTGCGGCACGGTGATGACGTCGTCGTCGTGGACGACCACTCGAACAGCTCACCGCTCGCTCTCGAACGAGTGGCGGCGATCGCCGGACGGCCGCTCACCGCGTACTACCGGGGCGACGTCCGGAACGCCGACCTGCTCGGCACGGTCTTCGATCGGCACCGCATCGACGCGGTGATCCACTTCGCCGCGAAGAAGGCCGTCGGCGAGTCCGTCGACATCCCGCTGGAGTACTACGACGTCAACGTCGGCGCGACGACGGTGTTGCTCCGCACGATGCTGCGGAACGACGTCCACCGCCTGGTTTTTTCGTCGTCGTGCTCGATCTACGGGCAGACCGACCGGACGCCGCTCGGCGAAGCCGAGCCGGCTTCGCCGACCAACCCGTATGCCCGCTCGAAGTGGTTCTGCGAAAACCTCATCGCGGACGCCTGCCGCCGGTACCCCGAGCTGACCGCCGTCGCGCTGCGGTACTTCAACCCGATCGGCGCGCACCCCACCGGGCTGCTCGGCGAGGACCCGACCGGCGTGCCGAACAACGTGATGCCGTTCCTGCTCCAGGTCGCCGTCGGACGCCGCCCCGAGCTGCAGGTGTTCGGCGACGACTACCCGACCGAGGACGGCACCTGCGTGCGGGACTACATCCACGTGCTGGACGTCGCTGACGGCCACCGCGCGGCGCTGCGGCACGTCGGTGCGGACTTCGAGGTCTTCAACCTCGGCACCGGTGTCGGCACGTCGGTCCTCCAGCTCGTGCGCGCGTTCGAAGAGACCTGTGACGTGCCGATCCCGGTGCGGATCGTGGGCCGCCGGGCCGGCGACGTCGCTCGGCTCGTCGCCGACCCGCGTGCGGTCCGTGCGGCGTGGGGCTGGCGCGCCACCCGCGATCTGGCCACGATGTGCCGCGACGCGTGGCAGTTCCAGCGGCTCAACCCGTCCGGCTACGCCGGGGCCGCCACGGCGAGCGGCCCTGGCTGGGAGGCGCCCGCCCAGGCCGACCTGGTCACGCCCAGCGTCGCGCCGAAGTAG